From Salinibacter grassmerensis, the proteins below share one genomic window:
- a CDS encoding TIGR00730 family Rossman fold protein — MSSICVYCSSSNAIADAYPPVAEALGQEMGRRGHELVYGGGAVGLMGVLAEAAHEAGGTVTGVIPSKLQSREGIAYDADELIVTDTMRERKRIMYQNADAFAVLPGGYGTLEEFMEVLTLKQLGYHDRPIAILNADGFYDTLFSFFEELRDGRFARAAATDLVEVVSSAEAALDRIERVAASDGQVT; from the coding sequence ATGTCCTCCATCTGCGTCTACTGCTCCTCGAGCAACGCCATCGCCGATGCCTACCCTCCGGTGGCGGAGGCGCTTGGGCAGGAGATGGGCCGCCGGGGCCACGAGCTGGTCTATGGTGGCGGCGCGGTGGGCCTGATGGGCGTGCTGGCCGAGGCGGCCCACGAGGCCGGGGGGACGGTAACGGGCGTCATCCCCTCAAAACTGCAGTCGCGCGAGGGCATTGCCTACGACGCCGACGAGCTCATCGTGACCGACACGATGCGTGAGCGCAAGCGAATCATGTACCAGAACGCGGACGCGTTCGCCGTGCTGCCCGGCGGCTACGGCACCCTCGAAGAGTTCATGGAGGTGCTCACCCTGAAGCAGCTCGGCTACCACGACCGCCCCATCGCCATTCTGAATGCGGACGGCTTCTACGACACGCTCTTCTCCTTCTTCGAAGAGTTGCGGGACGGCCGGTTTGCCCGGGCCGCCGCGACCGACCTGGTTGAGGTGGTATCATCCGCCGAGGCGGCGCTGGACCGGATCGAGAGGGTGGCGGCCTCCGACGGCCAAGTCACCTAA
- a CDS encoding sodium-dependent transporter, which produces MPDQDVELSRAQWGSRFGFLMAMLGAMVGAGNIWRFPYVTGENGGGAFLLAYFVLLLVLAIPGLIAEVAFGRYAGKGVVGAFRKVASSRGVVGLGVVVLIVNVALMSYYAPVVGWTLYYAVHSLLFTFTSAGFAPEAFWEGFRASGVLSIGSHTAVMGLVAAILYLGIRRGVERLVIYAVPGLVLALVAIMIRALTLPGAAEGLAFTFGIEWSKLGLGQTWITALGQVLFSTGLGWGIALTVGSYLPDYDDIPIGGGVFTVIGNSSIGILAAFAIFPIVFAFDLDPGSGASLTFVSLPQVFPQMAGGALWAILFFLGFFLAAFTSAILITEVSVTTLSEETSLSREQTVVGVCGVIWLLGLGSAYSPGVLNFLDFVFGNFGLPLSTLAIIGAIGWSMGHLGPEKLRVLEINRNAGLYVGSIWGPVVQYVIPLVMLLIVANYAWTNFGTLKMIGGVAVFFGIPLLSYVLVALVGDRSDSFSRENTR; this is translated from the coding sequence ATGCCCGACCAAGACGTTGAACTCTCACGCGCCCAGTGGGGATCGCGCTTCGGGTTTTTGATGGCGATGCTCGGGGCCATGGTGGGGGCCGGCAACATCTGGCGCTTTCCCTACGTGACCGGCGAAAACGGAGGCGGGGCTTTTCTCCTCGCATACTTTGTGCTCCTGCTCGTGCTCGCCATTCCCGGCCTCATCGCCGAAGTCGCGTTTGGGCGCTACGCCGGGAAGGGGGTGGTGGGGGCCTTCCGCAAGGTGGCCTCGTCACGAGGCGTGGTGGGGCTGGGCGTGGTGGTGCTGATCGTGAACGTCGCCCTGATGTCGTACTACGCGCCCGTCGTGGGGTGGACGCTCTACTACGCCGTGCACTCGCTGCTCTTTACATTCACATCGGCGGGCTTCGCGCCGGAGGCATTTTGGGAAGGCTTTCGCGCGAGTGGCGTCCTGTCCATCGGCAGCCACACGGCCGTCATGGGCCTGGTCGCGGCCATTCTGTACCTCGGCATCCGGCGGGGCGTAGAGCGGCTCGTGATCTACGCGGTGCCGGGGCTCGTGCTCGCCCTCGTCGCAATCATGATCCGCGCGCTCACGCTGCCCGGGGCAGCCGAAGGCCTCGCATTCACGTTCGGCATCGAGTGGAGCAAACTTGGGCTCGGCCAAACCTGGATTACCGCCCTCGGCCAAGTTCTCTTCTCCACCGGTCTCGGGTGGGGAATTGCCCTCACGGTCGGCAGCTACCTGCCAGACTACGACGACATCCCGATCGGCGGGGGCGTCTTTACCGTCATCGGGAATTCGAGCATTGGCATCCTGGCGGCGTTCGCCATTTTCCCGATCGTCTTCGCGTTTGACCTGGATCCGGGGTCGGGGGCCAGCCTAACGTTCGTGTCGCTGCCCCAGGTCTTTCCGCAGATGGCGGGGGGCGCACTGTGGGCCATCCTGTTCTTCCTCGGCTTCTTCCTGGCCGCGTTCACCTCGGCCATCCTCATCACGGAGGTGAGCGTGACGACCCTCAGCGAGGAAACGAGCCTGAGCCGCGAGCAGACGGTGGTGGGCGTGTGCGGGGTCATCTGGCTTCTGGGGCTCGGGAGCGCGTACTCGCCCGGCGTGCTGAATTTCCTCGACTTCGTGTTTGGCAACTTCGGCCTGCCCCTCTCCACACTTGCCATCATCGGTGCCATCGGCTGGTCGATGGGGCACCTCGGCCCTGAAAAGCTCCGGGTGCTAGAAATCAACCGCAACGCTGGGCTGTACGTGGGCTCGATCTGGGGACCGGTCGTGCAGTACGTGATTCCGCTCGTGATGCTCTTGATCGTCGCGAACTACGCCTGGACCAACTTCGGCACGCTGAAAATGATCGGGGGGGTCGCCGTCTTCTTCGGGATCCCCCTCTTGAGCTACGTGCTCGTTGCGCTCGTGGGGGACCGCTCCGATTCTTTCTCACGCGAAAACACCCGATGA
- a CDS encoding DinB family protein → MHPQLDEYRTGFVDLKDEATALVTDVDAATMRRRPDPDAWSVVQCIDHLNTAGWLLLRSMEDEIRRGHAEGPYGTPPFEYGVVSRWFAHVLEPSSGWTFDAPSLFEPDAPNTLYPNEAVDEFLGLQDQFADCVEGAEGLDLRRIRFGSPAVPLLRVSLGAWFESTLAHERRHLEQARRTLRTVHSS, encoded by the coding sequence ATGCACCCTCAGCTCGACGAGTACCGCACCGGATTCGTCGACCTCAAGGACGAGGCGACCGCGCTCGTGACCGACGTGGACGCCGCCACGATGCGGCGCCGACCGGATCCGGACGCGTGGTCTGTCGTCCAGTGTATCGATCACCTGAACACGGCCGGGTGGCTGCTGCTGCGGTCGATGGAGGACGAGATTCGACGGGGACACGCCGAGGGGCCATACGGCACGCCGCCCTTCGAGTATGGCGTCGTCAGTCGCTGGTTCGCGCACGTTCTAGAGCCGTCCTCGGGCTGGACTTTCGACGCGCCCTCCCTGTTTGAGCCGGACGCGCCCAACACGCTCTACCCCAATGAGGCGGTGGACGAGTTTTTGGGCCTGCAGGATCAGTTTGCGGACTGTGTAGAGGGCGCGGAGGGCCTGGACCTGCGCCGAATTCGTTTTGGCTCTCCTGCCGTTCCCCTCCTCCGCGTCAGCCTAGGGGCGTGGTTTGAGTCCACCCTGGCCCACGAGCGCCGACACCTGGAGCAAGCCCGACGGACCCTGCGCACCGTCCACTCGTCTTAA
- a CDS encoding alpha/beta hydrolase: MSAEPRLHTLEVSRTARVATLGTPATAASWWVVLHGYGQLAPDFVSAFEPIVTPDRCVVAPEGLSRFYVDGMDQHEQVGASWMTREARESEMSDYVNALDATVRHLADDTTPSLHVLGFSQGAATASRWALWGTTAVDRLVLWGGAPAHDLDLAEHAASLRALDLALVAGTEDPYVTDDRWAAVQNRLQAHDIPVTTHTFEGGHRIDPDPLRALVAPA; this comes from the coding sequence GTGTCCGCCGAGCCCCGCCTCCACACACTTGAGGTCTCCCGCACGGCCCGCGTGGCGACCCTCGGGACGCCCGCAACCGCCGCGTCGTGGTGGGTGGTGCTACACGGCTACGGCCAGCTCGCCCCCGACTTCGTGTCGGCGTTTGAGCCGATCGTGACCCCCGATCGCTGCGTCGTCGCGCCGGAGGGGCTGTCCCGATTTTACGTGGACGGGATGGACCAGCATGAGCAGGTGGGCGCCTCCTGGATGACGCGTGAGGCACGCGAGAGCGAGATGTCCGACTACGTCAACGCCCTCGACGCTACGGTCCGCCACCTTGCCGACGACACCACTCCGTCCCTCCACGTGCTGGGCTTCTCGCAGGGAGCCGCCACCGCCAGCCGGTGGGCACTGTGGGGCACCACGGCCGTCGACCGACTGGTGCTCTGGGGCGGGGCCCCGGCCCACGACCTCGACCTCGCCGAGCACGCCGCCTCCCTGCGCGCCCTGGACCTCGCCCTCGTTGCCGGCACAGAGGACCCGTACGTGACCGACGACCGATGGGCCGCAGTCCAGAACCGGCTCCAGGCCCACGACATCCCGGTGACGACGCACACGTTCGAGGGCGGGCACCGGATCGATCCCGATCCCTTGCGGGCGCTGGTCGCGCCGGCCTGA
- a CDS encoding Maf family protein, with product MNPLLQLSCPLLLASQSPRRRALLDRIDVSFEVLVSPADETLETSAAPAEAVRILARRKARPVAAGRPSALVLAADTVVAHDGEILNKPEDSSHARTMLRRLRDTAHAVYTGLSLMHAGSDRTATAVEATDVVLAPLSDAEIQAYVASGSPMDKAGSYGIQDHTAPFFVERIEGDYYNVVGLPLRRLYRMLHSSFADLLETPSA from the coding sequence ATGAACCCACTACTGCAACTTTCCTGCCCGCTTCTTCTGGCCTCCCAGTCGCCACGGCGACGCGCCCTGCTCGATCGCATCGACGTTTCCTTCGAGGTTCTGGTGAGCCCCGCAGACGAGACGCTGGAGACGTCGGCGGCGCCCGCTGAGGCGGTCCGGATCCTTGCGCGCCGGAAGGCTCGTCCGGTGGCGGCCGGCCGGCCCTCCGCCCTTGTCCTCGCCGCCGACACGGTGGTCGCCCACGACGGAGAAATTCTCAATAAGCCCGAAGATTCGTCCCACGCGAGAACCATGCTCCGTCGGCTCCGCGACACGGCTCACGCCGTCTACACCGGCTTATCTCTCATGCATGCCGGGTCGGATCGGACGGCCACCGCAGTGGAGGCCACCGACGTGGTGCTCGCGCCCCTCTCGGACGCAGAGATCCAGGCCTATGTCGCCTCCGGGTCGCCGATGGACAAGGCCGGGAGCTACGGAATTCAAGACCATACCGCGCCGTTCTTCGTCGAGCGCATCGAGGGCGACTACTACAACGTCGTGGGCCTTCCCCTTCGCCGGCTCTACCGCATGCTCCACTCCTCTTTTGCCGACCTCTTGGAGACCCCGTCCGCCTAG
- a CDS encoding PfkB family carbohydrate kinase, with amino-acid sequence MSILAVGTVAFDSIDTPFGSAERVLGGSASYLTLAARHFCDDVRLVGVVGGDFPDEYRQTLADGGVDLEGLEVDEDGETFFWHGEYHYDMNERDTLDTQLNVLASFEPDLPESYLDSDIVCLGNLEPGIQRDVLDQVDDPEFVMADTMNYWIENTPDSLRKTLSQVDCFVINDAEARELADEPNLVRAASLIRDMGPETLIIKKGEHGALLFTDHSVFSAPAYPLDDIQDPTGAGDAFAGGLAGHAYQSGGLDQEALRRGVIYGSVMASFVVQRYGPDKLLDLTHTDITERARSFRELAAIPTLVPLDKQLV; translated from the coding sequence GTGAGCATCCTTGCCGTAGGGACTGTTGCTTTTGATTCCATCGATACACCGTTCGGATCGGCCGAGCGTGTGCTGGGGGGCAGTGCCTCCTACCTAACGCTCGCCGCCCGTCACTTTTGCGACGACGTTCGCCTCGTGGGCGTCGTCGGGGGCGATTTTCCCGATGAGTACCGCCAGACGCTGGCCGATGGGGGGGTCGACCTCGAAGGCCTTGAGGTGGACGAAGACGGCGAGACGTTCTTCTGGCACGGCGAGTACCACTACGACATGAACGAGCGGGACACGCTCGACACACAGCTCAACGTCCTCGCTTCGTTCGAGCCGGACCTGCCCGAGAGCTACCTCGACAGCGACATCGTGTGCCTCGGCAACCTGGAGCCGGGCATCCAGCGCGATGTGCTGGACCAGGTGGACGATCCCGAATTCGTGATGGCCGACACGATGAACTATTGGATCGAGAACACCCCGGACAGCCTCCGCAAGACCCTTTCGCAGGTCGACTGTTTTGTAATCAACGACGCCGAGGCCCGCGAGCTGGCGGACGAGCCCAACTTGGTCCGGGCCGCGTCCCTGATCCGCGACATGGGCCCCGAGACGCTCATCATCAAAAAAGGGGAGCACGGCGCGCTTCTCTTCACCGACCACTCCGTCTTTAGCGCGCCTGCCTACCCGCTGGACGACATTCAGGATCCCACGGGGGCCGGTGATGCATTTGCGGGCGGCCTCGCCGGGCATGCGTATCAGTCTGGCGGCCTCGACCAGGAGGCCCTCCGCCGCGGGGTGATTTACGGAAGCGTGATGGCGTCCTTCGTCGTGCAGCGCTACGGCCCCGACAAGCTGCTCGACCTTACCCATACCGACATCACCGAGCGGGCCCGCTCGTTCCGCGAACTGGCTGCCATCCCCACCCTGGTGCCACTCGACAAGCAGCTGGTGTAG
- a CDS encoding type 1 glutamine amidotransferase: METQEQTCFLERTRLHPDQLRTVNVARGDDPTSIPLDEVDALLIGGAGKYSATQTYPWTEGLHDLIRRAADRALPTLGSCWGHQVLARALGGRVIHDPDHSELGCGWVELTETGAADALFCQFSSRFQANMGHHDRVVELPPGSTELARNDQPHQAFRLDDAPVYGTQFHSELDAKRERERILVYREYYRSALPDAETVQRVLDTLADTTEVDNLLYDFLVTFVARPHPSVAPVTLHPRDSTGAFDLAPSADRRRSSPRPA; this comes from the coding sequence ATGGAGACCCAAGAGCAAACGTGCTTCCTGGAGCGGACCCGTCTCCATCCCGATCAGTTGCGGACCGTCAACGTCGCCCGGGGCGACGACCCCACCTCCATTCCGCTCGACGAGGTAGACGCCCTTCTCATCGGCGGCGCCGGCAAGTACTCCGCCACCCAGACCTACCCCTGGACCGAAGGGCTGCACGACCTCATTCGTCGCGCCGCCGACCGGGCGCTGCCCACACTCGGGTCGTGCTGGGGGCACCAGGTGCTGGCCCGTGCACTCGGGGGGCGTGTGATTCACGACCCCGACCACTCCGAGTTGGGCTGTGGATGGGTGGAGCTCACCGAGACCGGGGCCGCCGACGCCCTCTTCTGCCAGTTCTCGTCCCGCTTTCAGGCCAACATGGGCCACCACGACCGGGTGGTCGAGCTTCCCCCCGGCAGCACGGAGCTCGCCCGCAATGACCAGCCGCACCAGGCCTTCCGCCTGGACGACGCGCCGGTCTACGGCACGCAGTTTCACAGCGAGCTCGACGCGAAGCGGGAGCGGGAGCGCATCCTCGTGTACCGCGAGTACTACCGCTCGGCCCTTCCCGACGCAGAAACCGTGCAGCGCGTGCTTGACACCTTGGCGGACACCACGGAGGTAGACAACCTGCTCTACGACTTCCTCGTGACCTTCGTCGCCCGCCCCCATCCGTCGGTCGCCCCCGTCACCCTCCACCCCAGGGACAGCACGGGGGCGTTCGACCTCGCCCCCTCCGCCGACCGACGCCGGTCGTCCCCGCGTCCTGCATGA
- a CDS encoding ATP-binding protein, which translates to MSLSVPSGGPVFWGYLLAFVAATLVCLGAAWRAWHIPYAGTRHSLLAFFLTSAVWAGSYIGFLLPVSPLAKHFFYQVSLVVGFGTVWAWLWFCSAYTGRAIHRNASAQWFAIVVYGGVTLLKVTNPLHHLYYTLEPGQGGVFDLVVRHGLFYWVVMGVAYALATAGYLMLFEMFWKTETRTGPLAALTALTALPAVLNIAGHVNPTLQDITHEPLGVAVFAIGVLFVYSYQFQAVRLAGSLSAPTIMLSADGRIKDYGRRIIELFPEMEDRSAIGKPLGAALPELAQKLKADRPLLETTDGSAPRYYRIVETSLGATGGRDVVVLSDITERERRERALRDRQEKVEALYAAISRLLRAQNREEVGDVVLRLVNEVFGYPLVGVRFVDDGALVPIRHSPKVSERMPSRPPVDLEGDSLIAEAYENEEPNMVDDLQAVDDPVDYGDACTAAFFPVGRHGTISVGDVEQGAIDSFDGGLIEVLAAHAAVVLDRLDQEEALRTAKQEAEEASQMKSALLANTSHEFRTPLTSIIGFAEEIATMAEDDDSPIGRFADHIEDSGHRLLSTLDAILNLSRLQGGDMRRSAEPTDMITVAEEAADQFYPEAVEEDITLRTKTNGAPVWTHADREGLRIAVQNLISNAVKYTEPGGDVWVRVRTGDEAAVLEVEDTGVGMDPARTERLFEPFRQESEGMGREYEGTGLGLAVTKEAVEQMGGVIEVETEKGQGSCFTVRLPEADAHEKATTET; encoded by the coding sequence ATGTCTTTATCCGTTCCGTCAGGGGGGCCAGTGTTTTGGGGGTATCTGTTGGCGTTCGTTGCCGCGACCCTCGTATGTCTAGGGGCTGCCTGGCGCGCGTGGCACATCCCCTACGCCGGCACGCGGCACAGCCTTCTCGCGTTTTTCCTGACCAGTGCCGTGTGGGCAGGGTCGTACATCGGATTTCTCCTTCCGGTGTCTCCCCTGGCCAAACACTTCTTCTACCAGGTAAGTCTGGTTGTGGGATTTGGCACGGTGTGGGCGTGGCTGTGGTTTTGCTCCGCGTATACCGGACGGGCGATCCATCGCAACGCCTCGGCCCAGTGGTTTGCGATTGTGGTGTACGGGGGAGTGACCCTGCTGAAGGTGACGAATCCCCTCCACCACCTCTACTACACGCTGGAGCCGGGGCAGGGAGGCGTCTTTGATCTCGTCGTCCGCCATGGGCTCTTCTACTGGGTCGTGATGGGCGTGGCCTACGCGTTAGCGACGGCCGGCTACTTGATGCTGTTCGAGATGTTCTGGAAGACGGAGACCCGAACGGGGCCGCTGGCGGCGCTCACGGCGCTCACGGCGCTTCCGGCGGTGCTCAATATTGCGGGGCACGTCAACCCGACCCTGCAAGACATCACCCACGAGCCGCTGGGCGTGGCGGTGTTCGCCATCGGCGTCCTGTTCGTGTACAGCTACCAGTTTCAGGCCGTCCGGCTGGCAGGAAGCCTTTCGGCCCCCACCATCATGCTCAGTGCCGACGGGCGCATCAAGGACTACGGGCGGCGGATCATCGAACTGTTTCCGGAGATGGAGGACCGATCTGCGATCGGAAAGCCCCTGGGGGCGGCCCTGCCGGAGCTGGCACAAAAACTCAAAGCGGACCGTCCCCTGCTGGAAACCACTGACGGATCGGCCCCGCGCTACTACCGAATCGTCGAGACGAGCCTGGGGGCCACTGGTGGGAGGGACGTGGTGGTGCTCTCCGACATCACCGAGCGGGAGCGGCGCGAGCGAGCCCTGCGCGACCGGCAGGAAAAGGTGGAGGCCCTCTACGCGGCCATCAGCCGGCTGCTACGGGCGCAGAACAGGGAGGAGGTGGGCGACGTCGTGCTTCGGCTCGTGAACGAGGTGTTTGGGTACCCGCTGGTGGGGGTGCGGTTTGTCGATGACGGAGCCCTCGTCCCGATTCGGCACTCCCCGAAGGTGTCGGAGCGCATGCCATCTCGGCCTCCGGTTGACCTTGAGGGAGATAGTCTCATCGCGGAGGCGTACGAGAACGAAGAGCCGAACATGGTCGACGATCTGCAGGCCGTGGACGATCCGGTGGACTACGGAGATGCCTGCACTGCGGCCTTCTTTCCGGTGGGGAGGCACGGCACCATCTCAGTCGGAGACGTGGAGCAGGGGGCCATCGATTCATTCGACGGCGGTCTCATTGAGGTGCTTGCGGCCCACGCCGCCGTGGTGCTCGATCGGCTCGACCAGGAAGAGGCGCTCCGAACGGCGAAGCAGGAGGCCGAGGAAGCGAGTCAGATGAAGTCGGCCCTTCTGGCGAACACGAGCCACGAATTCCGCACGCCCCTGACGTCCATCATCGGATTTGCGGAGGAGATCGCGACCATGGCCGAGGACGACGACTCTCCGATCGGCCGGTTCGCCGACCACATCGAAGACAGCGGGCATCGTTTGCTGAGTACCCTCGATGCGATCTTGAACCTGTCGCGCCTGCAGGGGGGGGACATGAGGCGCTCCGCGGAGCCCACCGACATGATTACTGTTGCGGAGGAGGCCGCCGACCAGTTCTATCCCGAGGCCGTGGAGGAGGACATCACGCTCCGCACAAAGACGAACGGGGCACCGGTCTGGACGCATGCCGATCGCGAAGGGCTCCGGATCGCCGTACAGAACCTGATCTCCAACGCGGTAAAGTACACAGAGCCCGGCGGCGACGTGTGGGTCCGCGTCCGGACGGGAGACGAGGCTGCCGTTCTGGAGGTTGAAGATACGGGGGTGGGCATGGACCCGGCGCGGACCGAGAGGTTGTTCGAGCCCTTCCGGCAGGAATCAGAGGGCATGGGCCGTGAATACGAGGGCACCGGACTCGGGCTCGCAGTGACGAAGGAGGCCGTTGAGCAGATGGGCGGCGTGATTGAGGTGGAAACGGAGAAGGGACAAGGCTCGTGCTTTACCGTGCGGCTTCCGGAGGCGGATGCGCACGAGAAGGCCACGACAGAGACCTAG
- a CDS encoding ParA family protein: protein MTVLSVCNHKGGTGKTTTTLHVAAALGLSGWRTLVIDLDPQGFLTHTMGIEEPSPEQSVAAFFDADADPGRIPIQEAAGFDLIPSSSTLTRRMRDLNKPTDVLWVRESLQRLDLEYDLLLFDTAAAVTVYSLNALVASQHVLIPVLPEYQSVVGGEQTYQTTQLVENKLNPRLDTRQFLFTQVDARKRIHKTYREYIREKYGEEVLDTIIRTSTSLAKTRDGATTVFDHNSSSRGALDYANATDELMARLRAASEEAGPEAAAAPNDLSAEAAPEVSEMLNS from the coding sequence ATGACCGTCCTGTCTGTCTGCAACCACAAGGGGGGCACCGGAAAGACCACCACGACCCTCCACGTCGCGGCGGCGCTGGGACTGTCGGGCTGGCGGACGCTCGTCATTGACCTCGACCCGCAGGGTTTTCTCACGCATACGATGGGCATTGAGGAGCCGTCTCCCGAACAGTCGGTGGCGGCCTTCTTCGACGCCGACGCGGATCCGGGGCGCATTCCGATCCAGGAGGCCGCAGGCTTCGACCTCATCCCGTCCTCCAGTACCCTCACCCGTCGCATGCGGGACCTCAACAAGCCGACCGATGTCCTCTGGGTGCGGGAGTCCCTCCAACGGCTTGACCTGGAGTACGACCTGCTGCTCTTCGATACGGCTGCCGCCGTGACGGTCTACAGCCTCAACGCGCTCGTCGCGAGCCAGCACGTGCTGATCCCTGTGCTGCCGGAGTACCAGTCCGTGGTGGGGGGCGAGCAGACCTACCAGACCACGCAACTCGTCGAGAACAAACTCAACCCGCGCCTCGATACCCGGCAGTTCCTGTTCACGCAGGTCGACGCACGAAAGCGCATCCACAAAACCTACCGTGAGTACATCCGAGAGAAGTACGGGGAGGAGGTGCTAGACACCATCATCCGCACCAGCACGTCGCTGGCAAAGACGCGAGACGGAGCGACGACGGTTTTCGACCACAATTCCAGTTCTCGCGGAGCGCTCGACTACGCCAACGCCACCGACGAACTTATGGCGCGCCTGCGGGCGGCCTCCGAAGAGGCGGGCCCGGAGGCGGCGGCCGCCCCGAACGACCTCTCGGCGGAGGCCGCCCCGGAGGTCAGTGAGATGCTGAACTCTTGA
- the folB gene encoding dihydroneopterin aldolase → MSESAPDIESAPDVTSEASPSADHTTTGTVRLVNAVFYGHHGVMQEEHRIGGRYEVDVSVGLDFEDAALHDDLDRTVNYEQVYEFVRRLVTENNFYLIEKLAYRIAHKVLDTYPDLEGVEVTVRKPDPPVGGTCDRAEATYTIDDPGT, encoded by the coding sequence ATGTCTGAGTCTGCTCCCGACATTGAGTCTGCCCCCGACGTTACGTCTGAGGCATCTCCCTCGGCTGACCACACCACTACCGGTACGGTTCGTCTCGTAAATGCCGTCTTCTACGGCCACCACGGCGTCATGCAGGAGGAGCATCGCATCGGCGGCCGGTACGAGGTGGACGTGAGTGTGGGGCTTGATTTCGAGGACGCAGCCCTGCACGACGACCTGGATCGCACGGTCAACTACGAACAGGTCTACGAGTTCGTCCGGCGGCTGGTAACGGAGAACAACTTCTACCTGATCGAGAAGCTGGCGTACCGCATCGCGCACAAGGTACTGGACACCTACCCCGACCTGGAGGGCGTGGAGGTCACGGTTCGGAAGCCGGATCCACCGGTCGGCGGGACGTGCGACCGGGCCGAGGCGACCTACACCATCGACGATCCCGGCACGTGA
- a CDS encoding M20 metallopeptidase family protein yields the protein MLDAVKSDADDVYSEVVEFRRTLHRRPELSGEEHETARRVAERLTALGLDIRTGVYDTGVVATLDGGEPGPTLLLRADMDALPIQEETGLDFASEHDGVMHACGHDLHTSSLLGTAMILARHRESVHGQVRFCFQPHEERIPGGAKFMIEEGVLDETDGTPAPEVAFGQHVKPSLPPGTLGVRPGGFMASTDEVYVTVEGKGGHAANPHEAVDPTYVASEIVGALQSLISRRCPPGVPSVLTIGRLVADGATNVIPEAAHLEGTFRAMDEAWRFRAHALFRQLVRRTAEAHGATAEVEVREGYPALHNHEAPTTLVQEAAREYVGPERTVEADRWFAGEDFSYFLRECPGTFYQLGVGSEHGLHTSRFNPDEEALRTGTGFMAYLAWRYGREHVQD from the coding sequence ATGCTCGACGCCGTTAAGTCTGACGCCGACGACGTGTACTCGGAGGTCGTCGAATTCCGCCGCACACTGCATCGTCGGCCCGAGCTGTCGGGCGAGGAGCACGAGACCGCGCGGCGCGTGGCGGAGCGGCTGACGGCCCTCGGCCTCGACATCCGCACGGGGGTGTACGACACGGGGGTGGTAGCCACCCTGGACGGGGGCGAGCCGGGGCCAACCCTGTTGCTGCGGGCGGACATGGACGCGCTCCCCATCCAGGAAGAGACAGGCCTCGACTTTGCCTCGGAGCACGACGGGGTGATGCATGCCTGTGGGCACGACCTCCACACGTCCTCGCTTCTCGGCACGGCCATGATTCTGGCACGTCACCGTGAAAGCGTGCACGGGCAGGTGCGATTCTGCTTCCAGCCCCACGAGGAGCGGATTCCCGGCGGGGCCAAATTCATGATTGAGGAGGGCGTGCTCGACGAGACGGACGGCACGCCGGCCCCCGAGGTTGCCTTTGGGCAGCATGTGAAGCCGAGTCTGCCCCCCGGCACCCTCGGCGTACGGCCCGGCGGTTTCATGGCCTCGACCGACGAGGTATACGTAACGGTGGAGGGCAAGGGCGGGCACGCGGCAAATCCGCACGAGGCAGTGGATCCGACCTACGTCGCCAGCGAAATCGTCGGCGCGCTCCAGTCGCTCATCAGCCGCCGGTGCCCGCCGGGGGTGCCGTCGGTGCTGACCATCGGGCGCCTAGTGGCGGACGGGGCCACGAACGTGATTCCCGAGGCGGCCCATCTGGAGGGCACCTTCCGGGCGATGGACGAGGCGTGGCGCTTTCGGGCACACGCCCTCTTCCGTCAACTCGTGCGCCGGACCGCCGAGGCGCATGGTGCGACCGCCGAGGTGGAGGTGCGTGAAGGATACCCGGCCCTTCACAACCACGAGGCGCCGACGACGCTCGTCCAGGAGGCCGCCCGCGAATACGTGGGGCCGGAGCGGACCGTGGAGGCGGATCGGTGGTTTGCGGGCGAAGACTTTTCCTACTTCTTGCGCGAGTGCCCGGGCACCTTCTACCAACTTGGGGTGGGCAGCGAGCACGGCCTCCACACGTCTCGGTTCAACCCGGACGAGGAGGCGCTCCGCACCGGCACCGGATTCATGGCGTACCTGGCGTGGCGCTACGGTCGCGAGCACGTACAGGACTAG